In Natronoarchaeum mannanilyticum, a genomic segment contains:
- the trpE gene encoding anthranilate synthase component I encodes MTPELTPGREMFRQHVANAAIGGDEGTDAAVVRTSVELDVDATPLSAYAALTGRTTDLPPAEYAFLLESAEKTASSDPDGAFRPTSASADRHARYSFVGYDPAAVVTVDPDETDVEVLGDDRYDDLIDPTGGDATETLRSALPDAELAGFENGDRRQLDGGLVGFLAYDAVYDLWLDEVGVERPESRFPDAQFVLNTKTLVFDEVAETLSLVFTPVVRADDDVDAIYDELVAEAERVAGVLEDAEAPDCGPFVRDREVAGPQDEYEDAVRAAKEHVLDGDVYQAVVSRKRELYGDVDPLGFYRALREVNPSPYMYLLGYDDLTVVGASPETLVSVENDEVTANPIAGTCPRGASPVEDRRLAGEMLADGKERAEHTMLVDLARNDVRRVSESGSVRVDEFMNVLKYSHVQHIESTVTGRLSPDSDAFDATRASFPAGTLSGAPKIRAMEIIDDLELSPRGLYGGGVGYFSWTGDADVAIVIRTATVEHGADEDRITVQAGAGLVADSDPTSEYEETEQKMDGVLTALDRIELDPDAETEPEVSR; translated from the coding sequence ATGACGCCCGAACTGACGCCCGGACGCGAGATGTTCCGCCAGCACGTCGCCAACGCGGCGATCGGCGGCGACGAGGGCACCGACGCGGCGGTCGTCCGCACGTCGGTCGAACTCGACGTCGACGCGACGCCGCTGTCGGCGTACGCCGCGCTGACCGGTCGGACGACCGACCTGCCGCCCGCGGAGTACGCGTTCCTGCTGGAGAGCGCCGAGAAGACGGCCTCCAGCGACCCCGACGGCGCGTTCCGCCCGACGTCGGCGTCGGCCGACCGCCACGCGCGATACTCGTTCGTGGGGTACGACCCCGCCGCGGTCGTGACGGTCGACCCCGACGAGACCGACGTCGAAGTGCTCGGCGACGATCGGTACGACGACCTGATCGATCCTACTGGAGGAGACGCCACCGAGACGCTGCGCTCGGCGCTGCCGGACGCCGAACTCGCGGGCTTCGAGAACGGCGACCGGCGCCAGCTCGACGGCGGGCTCGTCGGCTTCCTCGCGTACGACGCGGTGTACGACCTCTGGCTCGACGAGGTCGGCGTCGAGCGTCCCGAGTCGCGGTTCCCCGACGCGCAGTTCGTGCTCAACACGAAGACGCTCGTGTTCGACGAGGTCGCCGAAACGCTCTCGCTGGTGTTCACGCCGGTCGTGCGGGCCGACGACGACGTCGACGCGATCTACGACGAGCTGGTCGCCGAGGCCGAGCGGGTCGCGGGTGTCCTCGAAGACGCCGAGGCGCCCGACTGCGGCCCGTTCGTGCGCGACCGCGAGGTCGCCGGCCCGCAAGACGAGTACGAGGACGCCGTCCGCGCCGCCAAGGAGCACGTCCTCGACGGCGACGTCTACCAGGCCGTCGTCTCCCGCAAGCGCGAGCTGTACGGCGACGTCGATCCACTCGGGTTCTACCGGGCGCTCCGGGAAGTCAACCCCTCGCCATACATGTACCTGCTCGGGTACGACGACCTGACGGTGGTCGGCGCCAGCCCCGAGACCCTCGTCTCGGTCGAGAACGACGAGGTCACGGCGAACCCCATCGCGGGCACCTGCCCGCGCGGGGCCAGCCCGGTCGAGGATCGGCGGCTGGCCGGCGAGATGCTCGCGGACGGCAAGGAGCGGGCCGAGCACACGATGCTCGTCGACCTGGCGCGCAACGACGTGCGCCGGGTCAGCGAGTCCGGTTCGGTCCGCGTCGACGAGTTCATGAACGTGCTGAAGTACTCGCACGTCCAGCACATCGAGAGCACCGTCACCGGACGGCTCTCGCCCGACTCGGACGCCTTCGACGCGACGCGGGCGTCGTTCCCGGCGGGGACGCTCTCGGGTGCCCCGAAGATCCGCGCGATGGAGATCATCGACGACCTCGAACTCTCGCCCCGCGGGCTGTACGGCGGCGGCGTGGGCTACTTCTCGTGGACCGGCGACGCCGACGTCGCGATCGTCATCCGCACGGCGACGGTCGAGCACGGCGCCGACGAGGACCGGATCACCGTCCAGGCCGGTGCCGGGCTGGTCGCCGACAGCGACCCCACGTCCGAGTACGAGGAGACCGAGCAGAAGATGGACGGCGTGCTGACCGCGCTCGATCGGATCGAACTCGATCCCGACGCCGAAACCGAACCGGAGGTGAGTCGATGA
- a CDS encoding phosphoribosylanthranilate isomerase → AGADAVGVIADVPVETPREVSAERARALLDAVPPLVTGVLVTMPETPADAIELVETVDPDAVQLHGDLSPRDAATVADAVSIPVIKAVDADEPERCAAYDDTVDALLVDSVDAAGGGGTGDTHDWERTREAIADVESPVLLAGGLTPENVAEAVATVEPFGVDVASGVERANLPDGADGRKDPDAVRRFVANATRPSEAVAR, encoded by the coding sequence CGCCGGCGCCGACGCGGTGGGTGTGATCGCCGACGTTCCCGTCGAGACGCCTCGCGAGGTCAGCGCCGAGCGAGCGCGCGCACTGCTCGACGCCGTTCCGCCGCTGGTCACAGGCGTGCTCGTGACGATGCCCGAGACGCCCGCGGACGCGATCGAGCTCGTCGAAACGGTCGATCCCGACGCCGTCCAGCTCCACGGCGACCTCTCGCCCAGAGACGCGGCGACGGTCGCCGACGCTGTGTCGATCCCTGTGATCAAGGCGGTCGACGCCGACGAGCCCGAGCGCTGCGCGGCGTACGACGACACGGTCGATGCCCTGCTGGTCGATTCCGTCGACGCGGCGGGCGGCGGCGGCACGGGCGACACCCACGACTGGGAACGCACGCGCGAGGCGATCGCCGACGTCGAGTCGCCCGTCCTGCTGGCCGGCGGGTTGACGCCCGAGAACGTCGCCGAGGCCGTCGCGACGGTCGAACCGTTCGGCGTGGACGTCGCGAGTGGGGTCGAGCGGGCGAACCTACCCGACGGCGCTGACGGTCGCAAGGACCCCGACGCCGTTCGCCGGTTCGTCGCGAACGCCACCCGTCCGTCGGAGGCGGTCGCGCGATGA
- the trpD gene encoding anthranilate phosphoribosyltransferase: MKDYIERVTEGEDLTQDEARAAASAVFEGATEAQIGALLTGLRAKGETETEIAGFAEGMRDAARTIEPDRRPLVDTCGTGGDDYDTINVSTTSAIVASGAGVPVAKHGNYSVSSNSGSADVLEEVGLDVEAEPPAVEEAIEDDGIGFMLAPVFHPAMKAVIGPRKELGMRTIFNVLGPLTNPAGADAQIVGVYDPDLVPVLAEALAHMGVESALVVHGSGMDEIAVHDQTVVAEVQDGEIEEYVLTPADLGLSVHDIEAVSGGTPAENAADMRGIVEGEIEGAKRDIILANAGAAIYIAGEAASLEAGVEAARRAIDSGAAAEKLDDLRGGV, translated from the coding sequence ATGAAGGACTACATCGAACGCGTGACCGAGGGCGAGGATCTGACACAGGACGAAGCGCGCGCGGCCGCCAGCGCCGTGTTCGAGGGCGCGACGGAGGCCCAGATCGGCGCCCTGCTGACGGGGCTGCGAGCGAAGGGCGAGACCGAGACCGAGATCGCCGGCTTCGCCGAGGGGATGCGCGACGCCGCGCGGACGATCGAGCCCGACCGGCGCCCGCTGGTCGACACCTGCGGCACCGGCGGCGACGACTACGACACGATCAACGTCTCGACGACGAGCGCGATCGTCGCCAGCGGCGCCGGCGTGCCGGTCGCCAAGCACGGCAACTACTCGGTGTCCTCGAACTCGGGTAGCGCGGACGTGCTCGAAGAGGTCGGCCTCGACGTCGAGGCCGAACCGCCCGCGGTCGAGGAGGCGATCGAGGACGACGGGATCGGGTTCATGCTCGCGCCCGTGTTCCACCCCGCGATGAAGGCCGTGATCGGCCCGCGCAAGGAGCTGGGCATGCGGACGATCTTCAACGTGCTCGGCCCGCTGACCAACCCCGCCGGCGCCGACGCCCAGATCGTCGGCGTGTACGACCCCGATCTCGTCCCCGTGCTCGCGGAGGCGCTCGCGCACATGGGCGTCGAGAGCGCGCTGGTCGTCCACGGCTCGGGCATGGACGAGATCGCGGTCCACGATCAGACCGTCGTCGCCGAAGTGCAGGACGGCGAGATCGAGGAGTACGTGTTGACGCCCGCCGATCTCGGACTATCGGTTCACGACATCGAGGCCGTCTCGGGCGGCACGCCCGCCGAGAACGCCGCGGACATGCGCGGGATCGTCGAGGGCGAGATCGAGGGCGCGAAGCGCGACATCATCCTGGCCAACGCCGGCGCGGCGATCTACATCGCCGGCGAAGCGGCGTCGCTGGAAGCCGGCGTCGAGGCCGCTCGGCGCGCGATCGACTCCGGCGCCGCGGCCGAGAAGCTCGATGACCTCCGCGGGGGCGTATGA
- a CDS encoding HalOD1 output domain-containing protein produces MATTARGDVAVERAIDSSSVSTAVIEALADVESVEPTELDMTLYEAVDLDALERLCEGPGEGLVLEFTVEDYRVRVRGSSSVIVEPR; encoded by the coding sequence ATGGCGACGACAGCTCGGGGGGACGTTGCCGTCGAACGTGCGATCGACAGTTCCTCCGTCAGCACCGCCGTGATCGAAGCGCTCGCGGACGTCGAGTCCGTCGAACCGACCGAACTGGACATGACGCTGTACGAGGCCGTCGATCTGGACGCCCTCGAACGGCTCTGCGAGGGTCCGGGGGAGGGTCTCGTGCTGGAGTTCACGGTCGAGGACTACCGCGTTCGAGTCCGGGGGTCGAGCTCGGTGATCGTCGAGCCGCGCTGA
- a CDS encoding lycopene cyclase domain-containing protein, translating to MRPDISVFGRYTYLLTEVVWGTVALALLSRAGAIRRAAATVAALYPIAYVWDWYTLEVGVFDIKLRTGQELLGIPVEEHLFMVVVPSLVVGIHETIHEYRS from the coding sequence ATGCGACCCGATATCTCAGTGTTCGGCCGGTACACCTACCTGCTGACCGAGGTCGTCTGGGGAACCGTCGCGCTCGCGCTGCTCTCGCGTGCCGGCGCGATTCGTCGCGCGGCCGCGACCGTCGCGGCGCTGTACCCGATCGCCTACGTCTGGGACTGGTACACCCTGGAAGTCGGCGTGTTCGACATCAAGCTGCGGACCGGCCAGGAGCTGCTCGGCATCCCTGTCGAGGAACACCTGTTCATGGTCGTGGTTCCCTCGCTCGTCGTCGGCATCCACGAGACGATCCACGAGTATCGGTCCTGA
- a CDS encoding homoserine kinase: MLTVRAPATSANLGSGFDVFGTALERPADVVRVERAEETTIEMSGAGSEFIPEDPEKNTAGAVAEALDAPARIKIDKGVRPASGLGSSAASAAGAALALNELYDRGLSRSELVPIAAEGEALVSGEAHEDNVAPALLGGFTIAAEDGVTCVDASLPLVVCLPDIVVSTRDARRVVPDTAAVEDVVDTVGRAATLTVGMHRDDPELVGQGMEDRIVTPARAELIDGYDRVREAALEAGATGVTVSGAGPGVIAACYESDRREIAGAMLDAFDDVGVESRAYQTRIGGGATIH, from the coding sequence ATGCTTACAGTGCGGGCGCCCGCGACGAGCGCGAACCTCGGCAGCGGGTTCGACGTGTTCGGGACCGCACTCGAACGACCCGCCGACGTGGTCCGGGTCGAACGCGCCGAGGAGACCACGATCGAGATGTCCGGCGCCGGCAGCGAGTTCATCCCCGAGGACCCCGAGAAGAACACCGCCGGCGCCGTCGCGGAGGCGCTCGACGCGCCCGCCCGCATCAAGATCGACAAGGGCGTCCGCCCGGCGTCGGGGCTGGGTTCCTCTGCCGCCAGCGCCGCGGGCGCCGCGCTCGCGCTCAACGAACTGTACGACCGCGGGCTCTCCCGATCCGAGCTGGTGCCGATCGCCGCCGAGGGCGAGGCGCTGGTCTCCGGCGAGGCCCACGAGGACAACGTCGCGCCCGCGCTGCTGGGCGGCTTTACGATCGCCGCCGAGGACGGCGTCACCTGCGTCGACGCCTCGCTCCCGCTTGTGGTCTGTCTCCCCGACATCGTCGTTTCGACGCGGGACGCCCGGCGCGTGGTGCCCGACACCGCGGCCGTCGAGGACGTCGTCGACACCGTTGGCCGAGCGGCGACGCTGACGGTCGGCATGCACCGCGACGACCCCGAATTGGTCGGGCAGGGCATGGAAGACCGGATCGTCACGCCCGCCCGCGCGGAGCTGATCGACGGCTACGACCGGGTCCGCGAGGCCGCCCTGGAAGCGGGTGCGACGGGCGTCACCGTCAGCGGCGCCGGACCGGGCGTGATCGCCGCCTGCTACGAATCCGACCGGCGCGAGATCGCCGGCGCGATGCTCGACGCGTTCGACGACGTCGGCGTCGAGAGCCGCGCCTACCAGACCCGGATCGGCGGCGGCGCGACGATTCACTGA
- a CDS encoding FAD-dependent oxidoreductase, with protein MIGVVGGTVAGLVAARELRERGREVRVFEAGRELGGRAAVTATDGDPIERLPTTLSPDDDAVADLAAELGIADRVSERDVRTGYYVDGIAHPRTGFAEKLAFPRLSLQDKLFESLLARGASLGPLGPPDGAFAEPEAYDDVAARAFVDEHATASVREQIVDPRLRAAFGERAADVSAAWLLGDLARRRAGRTWRTDSRIYPEGGLATLIDALVAGVGRENVSPGARVVGVETESEDDAAGAAASDETDLPGAREPPSDPDETGFVWNDTEADGGVDGDRESSAGVDDDDQDAAPTERVDRLVVERDGERAAIDVDAVVFATPPRALERATDYEWAGETRNVLSVLFGLSESLLDAYGLTVADDAPFGRLVEHTNLVPAENYGGDHLLYALAPVTSPRDDRWQRDDETLARRWVEALEGLFPAFDRRTVRWSTVTRARDAGPVYETGYRERTISHDLSDAVAQGCYYAGDASAAQYPTRTVDGAVRAGRRCADLIATSSDD; from the coding sequence ATGATCGGGGTAGTCGGTGGCACGGTCGCCGGACTCGTCGCCGCTCGCGAGCTGCGCGAGCGCGGCCGCGAGGTCCGCGTGTTCGAGGCCGGCCGCGAGCTCGGCGGGCGAGCCGCGGTGACCGCGACCGACGGCGACCCCATCGAACGGCTCCCGACGACGCTCTCGCCCGACGACGACGCCGTCGCCGACCTCGCCGCCGAACTGGGCATCGCGGACCGGGTTTCGGAGCGCGACGTCCGAACGGGCTACTACGTCGACGGGATCGCTCACCCCCGAACTGGATTCGCAGAGAAGCTCGCCTTTCCTCGGCTGAGTCTGCAGGACAAGCTGTTCGAGAGCCTGCTGGCCCGCGGCGCCTCGCTCGGCCCGCTGGGACCGCCGGACGGGGCGTTCGCGGAGCCGGAAGCGTACGACGACGTCGCCGCCCGCGCGTTCGTCGACGAGCACGCGACGGCGTCGGTCCGCGAGCAGATCGTTGACCCGCGCCTGCGCGCCGCGTTCGGCGAGCGCGCCGCGGACGTCAGCGCCGCGTGGCTGCTCGGCGACCTCGCGCGCCGACGCGCCGGCCGCACCTGGCGAACGGACAGCAGAATCTACCCCGAAGGCGGCCTCGCGACGCTGATCGACGCGCTCGTCGCGGGCGTCGGCCGGGAGAACGTCTCGCCGGGCGCGCGGGTCGTCGGCGTCGAGACGGAAAGCGAGGATGACGCCGCGGGCGCCGCGGCGTCCGACGAGACCGACCTGCCCGGTGCCCGCGAACCGCCGAGCGACCCCGACGAGACGGGGTTCGTCTGGAACGACACCGAAGCCGACGGTGGAGTCGACGGTGATCGCGAATCGAGCGCCGGCGTCGACGACGACGACCAAGATGCCGCGCCGACCGAGCGCGTCGACCGCCTCGTCGTCGAGCGGGACGGCGAGCGCGCCGCGATCGACGTCGACGCGGTCGTGTTCGCGACGCCGCCGCGCGCGCTGGAGCGGGCGACCGACTACGAGTGGGCGGGCGAAACGCGGAACGTGCTCTCGGTGCTGTTCGGCCTCTCGGAGTCGCTGCTGGACGCGTACGGACTCACGGTCGCCGACGACGCGCCGTTCGGCAGGCTCGTCGAGCACACGAACCTGGTCCCCGCGGAGAACTACGGCGGCGACCACCTGCTGTACGCCCTCGCGCCGGTCACGTCCCCGCGCGACGACCGTTGGCAGCGCGACGACGAGACGCTGGCCCGCCGCTGGGTCGAGGCGCTGGAGGGGCTGTTTCCGGCGTTCGACCGCAGGACGGTGCGCTGGTCGACGGTGACGCGAGCGCGCGACGCCGGGCCGGTCTACGAGACGGGGTATCGGGAGCGAACGATCTCACACGACCTGTCGGACGCCGTCGCCCAGGGCTGTTACTACGCCGGCGATGCGAGCGCAGCGCAGTACCCGACCCGGACGGTCGACGGCGCCGTGCGGGCCGGACGCCGCTGCGCGGACCTGATCGCGACGTCGAGCGACGACTGA
- a CDS encoding sensor histidine kinase has translation MTDDKSLPASEGRLKRFVENLPGIAYRCRPTAPWEMEFVGGRVRATTGYPAAAFESGEIAYGDIVLDADVEELRREIRDGVEYRSQFSASYRIRTREGEVRHVFERGAPVVEDDDVEALEGIVIDVTDRKESKRRLRRQNELFTNTQRLADVGGWELDVRNDELRWTDQVKRIHGVSRDSSPTVEDAIGFYHPEDRPEIRSAVERAIEDGEPFDRTLRIQTDDGEQRWVRVRGSPTAIGGRVVRLSGAIQDVTDSKQREQLLRLLHRLLRHNLRNDLNVIRGYTDTLGEELPGGESTEYAERIETAATNLLKKSETAKELLDISLNRRETQRTVDLRELLDRIAEELRGRYPRAEIRVRADDSAVLEGDRRLDALFEQLLENAIEHSDCDAPRVEVTANASADEVRVEIADDGPGIPPEEWSVVVEEDETDSTPLRHGSGVGLLLASVVVDDYGGDLECDNASEGGAAVTVRLPR, from the coding sequence ATGACAGACGATAAATCCCTCCCGGCGTCGGAAGGCCGACTGAAGCGGTTCGTCGAGAACCTCCCGGGGATCGCCTACCGGTGCCGGCCGACGGCGCCCTGGGAGATGGAGTTCGTCGGCGGTCGCGTTCGAGCGACGACCGGCTACCCGGCGGCCGCGTTCGAGTCGGGGGAGATCGCGTACGGCGACATCGTCCTCGACGCCGACGTCGAGGAGTTGCGACGGGAGATCCGAGACGGCGTCGAGTACCGGTCCCAGTTTTCGGCGAGCTACCGGATTCGGACCCGCGAGGGCGAGGTCAGGCACGTCTTCGAGCGCGGTGCGCCCGTCGTCGAGGACGACGACGTCGAGGCGCTGGAGGGGATCGTGATCGACGTCACCGACCGCAAGGAATCGAAGCGACGGCTCCGGCGCCAGAACGAGCTGTTCACGAACACGCAGCGGCTCGCCGACGTCGGCGGGTGGGAGCTGGACGTCCGAAACGACGAACTCCGGTGGACCGATCAGGTAAAGCGGATCCACGGCGTTTCGCGCGACTCGTCGCCGACGGTCGAAGACGCGATCGGGTTCTACCACCCGGAGGACCGGCCGGAGATTCGCTCCGCCGTCGAGCGCGCCATCGAGGACGGCGAGCCGTTCGACCGGACGCTCAGGATACAGACCGACGACGGCGAACAACGCTGGGTGCGAGTCAGGGGCAGCCCGACGGCGATCGGCGGGCGAGTCGTCCGCCTCAGCGGCGCGATCCAGGACGTCACCGACTCGAAGCAGCGCGAGCAACTCCTCCGGCTGCTCCACCGGTTGCTGCGCCACAACCTCAGAAACGACCTGAACGTGATCAGGGGGTACACGGACACGCTCGGCGAGGAACTCCCCGGAGGCGAATCAACCGAGTACGCCGAGCGGATCGAGACGGCGGCGACGAATCTGCTCAAAAAGAGCGAGACGGCAAAGGAGCTGCTCGACATCTCGCTGAACCGGCGGGAGACGCAGAGAACCGTCGATTTGAGGGAGTTGCTCGACCGGATCGCGGAGGAGCTTCGCGGGCGGTATCCCCGGGCCGAGATCCGAGTGCGGGCCGACGATTCGGCGGTTCTGGAAGGTGATCGTCGGCTCGACGCGCTGTTCGAGCAGCTGCTCGAAAACGCGATCGAACACTCCGACTGTGACGCTCCGCGGGTCGAGGTGACGGCGAACGCGAGCGCGGACGAGGTGCGCGTCGAGATCGCCGACGACGGGCCGGGGATCCCGCCGGAGGAGTGGTCGGTGGTCGTCGAGGAGGACGAAACGGACAGCACGCCGTTGCGACACGGGAGCGGCGTCGGCCTCCTCCTGGCGTCGGTGGTCGTCGACGACTACGGCGGGGACTTGGAGTGCGACAACGCGAGCGAAGGCGGCGCCGCAGTCACGGTTCGTCTCCCCCGGTAA
- a CDS encoding DUF6149 family protein: MKIHQNPRHWATMKAMTTPGLGSVVNYGLIKLHTRIFLGKADEARAEERRDHLDAFFDATMDAYVAALEAGYSEAEAREITHIQANFDFYNHGWTEMMEFPGDELEAHYERYEDFFERHGISIDDPLGEFRSGELPDAPSTPEKLENPEHPHAEGGFADDVYVEDEEGNLHVGGGEAPEDVDVSKAVGVDDETTERSE, translated from the coding sequence ATGAAGATCCACCAGAACCCCCGCCACTGGGCGACGATGAAGGCCATGACGACGCCCGGTCTGGGCTCTGTCGTCAACTACGGGCTGATCAAGCTCCACACGCGGATCTTCCTCGGGAAGGCCGACGAGGCCCGCGCCGAGGAGCGCCGCGACCACCTCGACGCCTTCTTCGACGCCACGATGGATGCCTACGTCGCGGCGCTCGAGGCGGGCTACTCGGAGGCCGAGGCCCGGGAGATTACCCACATTCAGGCCAACTTCGACTTCTACAACCACGGCTGGACCGAGATGATGGAGTTCCCGGGCGACGAACTCGAAGCCCACTACGAGCGCTACGAGGACTTCTTCGAGCGCCACGGCATCTCCATCGACGATCCGCTCGGCGAGTTCCGGAGCGGGGAGCTCCCCGACGCGCCCTCGACGCCCGAGAAGCTGGAGAATCCCGAGCACCCCCACGCCGAGGGCGGGTTCGCCGACGACGTGTACGTCGAGGACGAGGAGGGCAACCTCCACGTCGGCGGCGGCGAGGCGCCCGAGGACGTGGACGTGAGCAAGGCCGTCGGCGTCGACGACGAGACCACCGAAAGGTCAGAGTAG
- a CDS encoding NAD(P)/FAD-dependent oxidoreductase, producing MTESYVIIGDGIAGSSAAETLREESPDAEITVVTDEGEALYNRILIKEFAKGKLPEAPISIHEEDWYGERDIDLSLNTYVTDVDVDAHEVHTHEGDTLAYDKLLVATGGTPAQLPVDNSDADGVHHFWTFQDARAIQEHASEADTGVIIGAGLLGIDLAAICGAQDVDAKYLMRGDSWWRYALNEEGAEIIHDGLREKGVEPVFQSGADEFVTDDDGSVVATIDSNGERYESDFVGAAIGLDFNVEFMQGTGLETDDGVVVDEYMQTNLEDVYAAGDLTQFYDTILDEQAQNGSWGSAKEQGQVAAKNMAADDEVESFRWVSSYSITHFDFPFLSFGHPTIGDDSVERKYSDTEWRRVVFKDGKVIGGVLIGDLAPQSKLKQLIREERDVSGQKELLLEEEIDLDQLDAPAQEQ from the coding sequence ATGACCGAGTCGTACGTAATCATCGGTGACGGGATCGCCGGCAGTTCCGCGGCGGAGACGCTCCGCGAGGAGTCCCCGGACGCGGAGATCACCGTGGTCACCGATGAAGGAGAGGCGCTTTACAATCGGATTCTCATCAAGGAGTTCGCCAAGGGCAAGCTCCCCGAAGCGCCGATTTCGATCCACGAGGAAGACTGGTACGGCGAGCGCGACATCGACCTCTCGCTGAACACCTACGTCACCGACGTCGACGTCGACGCCCACGAGGTCCACACCCACGAGGGCGACACTCTGGCGTACGACAAGCTGCTGGTCGCGACCGGCGGGACGCCGGCCCAGCTGCCCGTCGACAACAGCGACGCCGACGGCGTCCACCACTTCTGGACGTTCCAGGACGCCCGAGCGATCCAGGAACACGCCAGCGAGGCCGACACCGGCGTCATCATCGGCGCCGGCCTGCTGGGAATCGACCTGGCGGCGATCTGCGGCGCCCAGGACGTCGACGCCAAGTACCTGATGCGCGGCGACAGCTGGTGGCGCTACGCGCTCAACGAGGAGGGCGCCGAGATCATCCACGACGGCCTGCGCGAGAAGGGCGTCGAGCCCGTCTTCCAGAGCGGCGCCGACGAGTTCGTCACCGACGACGACGGCAGCGTCGTGGCGACGATCGACTCGAACGGCGAGCGCTACGAGAGCGACTTCGTCGGCGCGGCGATCGGGCTGGACTTCAACGTCGAGTTCATGCAGGGCACCGGCCTCGAGACCGACGACGGCGTCGTCGTCGACGAGTACATGCAGACGAACCTCGAGGACGTGTACGCCGCGGGCGACCTCACCCAGTTCTACGACACCATCCTCGACGAGCAGGCACAGAACGGCTCGTGGGGTTCGGCGAAAGAGCAGGGCCAGGTCGCGGCGAAGAACATGGCGGCCGACGACGAGGTCGAGTCGTTCCGCTGGGTCTCCTCGTACTCGATCACGCACTTCGACTTCCCGTTTCTCTCCTTCGGCCACCCGACGATCGGCGACGACTCCGTCGAGCGCAAGTACAGCGACACGGAGTGGCGCCGCGTCGTGTTCAAGGACGGCAAGGTGATCGGCGGCGTCCTGATCGGCGATCTCGCGCCCCAGAGCAAACTCAAACAGCTCATTCGGGAGGAGCGCGACGTCTCCGGCCAGAAGGAACTGCTGCTCGAAGAGGAGATCGATCTCGACCAGCTGGACGCCCCCGCACAGGAGCAGTAA
- a CDS encoding universal stress protein — protein MASTVAGERLQPTGEYTVLVAVGNPGTAEQLTRTAVDLARANDGRVHVVSVIHKHHTSPFLLFSDERIREEFAGGRDEIVERAARVAAEADVPVDDSLLVGSDVADAITTAIARLGADLAILGWRSERRASDVVLGTTVDPVVRKASCDVLVEKVGTTAGRVDSVLVPTVGGAHAELAAEVAGTIAAANDAEVAALSLVDPGASDRERADAAAFVDETADRLAGTAPVTTTVGEAADPVAGILDAAAEHDLIVLGATRKGLLTRRVVGTTPRAVGARADCPVIVASRRSQLSRVRRLVARIRG, from the coding sequence ATGGCCTCGACAGTCGCCGGCGAGCGCCTGCAACCGACCGGCGAGTACACCGTGCTCGTCGCGGTCGGCAACCCGGGCACCGCCGAGCAGTTGACGCGGACGGCGGTCGATCTCGCGCGGGCCAACGACGGCCGGGTCCACGTGGTGAGCGTCATCCACAAGCACCACACGTCGCCGTTCCTGCTGTTTTCCGACGAGCGTATCAGGGAGGAGTTCGCCGGCGGGCGCGACGAGATCGTCGAACGAGCGGCCCGGGTCGCCGCCGAGGCGGACGTCCCGGTCGACGACAGTCTGCTGGTCGGCAGCGACGTCGCCGACGCGATCACGACGGCGATCGCCCGGCTGGGCGCCGATCTCGCGATTCTGGGCTGGCGGAGCGAGCGCCGGGCGTCCGACGTGGTACTCGGAACCACGGTCGACCCGGTGGTCCGCAAGGCGTCCTGCGACGTGCTCGTCGAGAAGGTCGGGACGACCGCCGGCCGCGTCGACTCGGTACTGGTTCCGACGGTGGGCGGCGCGCACGCCGAACTGGCCGCCGAGGTCGCGGGGACGATCGCGGCGGCCAACGACGCCGAGGTCGCCGCGCTGTCGCTGGTCGATCCGGGCGCGTCCGACCGCGAGCGCGCGGACGCCGCGGCGTTCGTCGACGAGACGGCCGATCGGCTCGCCGGGACGGCACCCGTAACGACGACCGTCGGCGAAGCCGCCGATCCCGTCGCGGGGATCCTCGACGCGGCCGCCGAGCACGACCTGATCGTACTGGGGGCGACCCGCAAGGGGCTGTTGACCCGCCGCGTGGTCGGGACGACGCCGCGAGCCGTCGGGGCGCGGGCGGACTGCCCGGTGATCGTCGCCAGTCGACGCTCCCAGCTGTCGCGCGTGAGACGGCTGGTCGCCCGCATCCGCGGATGA